AAGGTTGATCTTGTGCAATggtcttgcttttttttttttgggatagcAGCACTGTAATAGTGCCCGCTGATAGCGCTCTGGTAACAGAGGCTTTAGTTACAGTTACTGCAATTCGTTTTGCGACTCTCGGCTCTAAATGGTGCGAGGGCAATTCCGTACTCATCGCGTTATCAGTTTTACCGTCTTTTCCGACCGCCAAGATGCCATCATCAGTGAATTTTGAATCTCAAAGGGCATCATCAGACGGACGGTCCCGATGATTCCTCATCTTTCCAAAAATTCCATGCACAGCTTTAGTGGGCCGTGGCCCGCCTGGGTTGAGCCCTTCTCCGCTTCTCGCCTACCGGGCCTCGCTTTTATTGATGCGATCGACCCCGGAGCACCACCATGAGCCCTTGTGAGAAAACGAGGAGGCATGGAGGAAATCCGCAGCGGCGGCGCTGGTTGCCGAAAGAGGAGGCAGAGAGCGAACAAGTCTTCCCtcgcgcctcctcctcctccttctcctctcgacCTCTCGTCCTTCGACCGCACCGTGTTCCCCTTGCTCTTGGCTTCCGCAGCCAACCTCCGCAACCCTCAAGCCCGATCCATTACCGAACGCTTCCTCCGCGCCCACCTTGCCCTCCTCAGAACAAGAAGGACGGCCCCTTCTTCCCTACCACCTCTTCCCCCATGCTTTCtcgctctccttcctctcctcctcacgagcaggtatatatactctctctttctcactcacTCGCTCACTCCACGAGGatgataatgataataataattatacggATCCCCTTTTGCTTTGGTTGGTAAGATGCTCTTCTGTGGCTGCGCTGAGTGCCGAGGTGGTTAGTGCCGCGGCACTCTGGTCTCTCGAGGCGAACACGATGATGGCATCCGATGATGGAGTCATTAAGTGTTTGGTGTGGGCACTGGGGAGCAGGAGCCGTCGAGTGGCCGAGGCAGTCTGCAATGCTATCATGGATCTTTCTAGTTCTCCGATTGGGAGGGAGCGGCTCAGAGATTCGTTCGCTATTGAGAGGCTATTGTAAGTATCTCCTATCTTCTTATCTTTCGGCATTTTCAATGTTATAAGGAGACAGATTTTTCTGTCTCAGCTGACGTAGTCAGcatattttctgaatttttagaGAATTGTAAAGAATTCAGATACTTTATACAATTGATGACTAAAGAATCCAACCCTCTAATGCGGCTCTGTTCTTTCATCAGACATTTCTGACTCCACTATGCTTGTAGTTGCTGTGCTTatttgcttttttctttttatgtgatGATCCACTTCATGAAAAGTTCTTGTTCAAGttctttcttgattttttttggcttttgcaAGTGGAAATCAAAATCCGTCTGGATCAATGCGCATAGATTGCACAAATTCATTTTCCGCGTTGCTTTAGTTTAGAAATGGTATGCATGCTGAACCTAGAATATTGTAATTGAAGCTGTAAGGACTTTTGGGCATGGACCGTAGCATATTGCTCGTGCCAAGTTAAATTTTTGTATTCCCTAGAGAGTTGCAAAGGCCTATGCCTAGAGAGGGTGGAATTGGTTTTCACATTTAGGGGCTGTTCGGGAAAACCCTGGCTGGAGATAATGAAGGAAGAGAGACaataggagagagggagagagatgcaGGGTGTCGCAGGGACTGATCCCTGCGGGATGAAAAGAAAGACCTTTCGAGGTCTATTTTGTATCCCCTAATGATTGGGCCCATGATCCCTatgctctccctctcccttctccctctcacttgaggttttttttttcctctcgcaGGGATCAGGCCCATGATCCTCATGctctcccttctccctctccctttatTCTCCCAATCCCATACAATTTTCTCTGCATATCCCACCAGATCTAGGATTTTGCCAAACGGCCCCTCATAATGTATTGATGTTTTCTATGCAAGTTGCATTGTTTAGAAATTCAattcatggatttaatttcattacaccaataaattttttttattctgcaTGTCTATCTGCCAACCTCAGTCATGGTCCAGTCAAGCTACATTCTTACATAGTAAACCATTTTACTGTATAACTTGTTGTTCTTGTTGTGGTTGTAGCTGTTGGTAACTTGTTTTAaaaaatgttttgatttgaCTTAACTTTTTGTAGATGTTCATTTTGTCAGATGGCAGCAACTCCATTATATATTGATATTCTTGACATTGTGGACTCTTCCAAGATAGGGTCCATGAGAGAAAATATTCTAGCGTTATTCCTGGATGCAGCAATAGTCCTCGTCAATACTTGCAGTGTGGAATTCTTGTACCAAATCCCAAAGGAAATAGTCAGACGATTTCTGCCTTTTTTGAGGGCACTGTGGGACAAGATTCGATGTTTGGAATTACCAAGCAATTACAGTCAGAAGAAAAGCTTCTTGCGTGGTACAAAGTGTGATCTTGCTGCAACTATTTTTAGGCTTTCCATGAATCAACCTGACCATGAAACTTGGGGATCTGATAAGGTCAGGATAAGTATATTTGGAGGAAAAGAATCTGACTTTGAAAATTTTGTCCTGAACTGCTGGGAGAATTCACCGCTTATACTAAGCGGGGCATCTGAGAATTTGGAGAAGGATAGtaatattttcagttctttgattcactcttttaatcgTAAAATGACTGATGATGTCCTTGATTCAGTTTTACTGGGGCTGGTTTCATGTCCGCCTATTGCTTCAGATGAATTAGACATTAATTTTTTTCTGAATGAGGTGAATGGTTCATTGGGTTCTCCAATTATGTATGGACAGGACATTAAGATTTTGAAAACACAGGAACTAACCACTGAGTCCTTGAATAAATATGTTAAAAAAGAGCTGCATTTTTTTAAGAATGACACTGGTCCAATATTTATAGATGCAGATAGTGTCCAGAAGAGTAAAGATGCATTTCGGAATGGTTATACAATTGCCCTGCGGGGTATGGAGTTTCGGTCTGGTAAAGTTGCTGCTATTGCAGAAGGGTTAGCAGATCTGTTTGGTCAACCATCTGTAGGGGCCAATTTGTATATGACGCCTCCTGGATCTCAAGGTCTGGCCAAACATTATGATGACCACTGCGTGTTTGTGTGCCAACTTTTTGGGTGCAAGCAATGGACCATTTCGCCTCGTCCAACATCTATACTGCCCAGGTTATATGATCCTATTGGCAGCTTGCATGGTTCAGAGAGCAGCATGAATGGAAGCATGCAGATTTTACTCAAAGAAGGGGATATTTTGTATGTTCCTCGAGGTTATCCTCATGAGGCTCATACAATCATTGATGAGTATGAATATCGGAGTAAAACATCTAATGACTTTTCCTTGCATTTGACACTTGCTGTTGAGGTTGAGCCTCCTTTCGAGTAAGCATtttttgattatgtttcaaattttttttgatgttaatTGAAGGCTCTAATCTCTTGTTTTAAGGCAGTAAGTGTAATGGTGATTGCTACTATTTGTGGAGACCGACCATATAGTTCTATATAAGTGCAATCTTACCATTACAAACAAGCAGTATCCTTATAAATTAGGGTTGTCTTGTGCCTGCACATAAACATAATTAACTAGTCTCATCCCATTAGTTTGGACCAGCAAGTGGATATCATCATTCTCCatatttgttatttgaattagtGAGAATTTTTCTGCATTGATCTGCATTTCAGTGAATGCGCGAACTCGGTTGGATGTCTCATATCAATGATTTCTAGATGAAGGGTACTCAAAGGACATGTTTCTATGTTGAGAACACATTactagaaatgcaaagaagccAGCAACAAAATCTTTATCTATCATTAGTGTTTAACATATGATTTAATTACTAGTTAAAATGGATGCGTGGTAAAACTGGGAACGATAGATTAAGAAATGAAATACTTGAGGAGATGTTTGACTTGCATAAATTAAGGACAAAATGATGGAAAATCGGTTAGCTGGTACAGCGAAAATCTAAGGAGGCCCCTATAAGAAGAGATACTTTAGTTTGTGTTgaagattaaaaagaaaagaagaggaggacctaaaattatatgaatgaAGATTGTAAGGATGTGGGGAAACTTGGAATAACATCAAAGGAAGCCCAAGTTAAGAATACTTGGCGAATGACGAACCATAAAGCTGACTCCAAATAGTTGGGAAAAGGTAAGATGATTGTGATTATGGTTATGATTTAACTACTTCTAGTTGTTGTATGCCTAAGTAGATCATGCCTTATAATTGTGAGTTCTCTATAGTTTTGTTAGCCACCTGGTGCCATCATGCTTGTTTCCATGTAGATGCTGGGTCACCTCTCACTGTGCTTGTAATTATTAATTCGTACTTAGTCGAATCATGAGttctaaatattttgattgttTGGTTTGTTGTATGCTCATGAGCAGCTTTGTTGCAGGTGGGAAGGTTTTGCTCATGTTGCTCTCCATGAGTGGAATGAGAAGCAGAAGCAAGCATCATGTCAACTTTTTGATTCTAAACTAGAAACTTCAAGGACTATGTTTGTACTTCTGCTGCATGTTGCAATCAGGCTGATCTCTGATCATGATCCTATCTTCAGGAAGGCTTGCATGGTTGCTGCAAAACATTGGTCTGCTGATACCGATGTGGACCATCGTGTACAGACTCTTTTGTTAAGCCAAAGAGCTACATTTGGTTACATAATTGAGAGAATTCATGCTAGCTCCAACTGCATTGAGGCATTCAGGATCATAGAAACAGTTGTTCAGGAAAGAAGTGATGATTCCTTGCAATGGATGAGATGGCTTCAACATCTGCCTCAGCATGGAGATGTTGATGAAAAACTAGATTTTAATAATCTGGTGGGAGTGCTTGATGACCTCATTGTATTATATAATGAGGATAATAAGAAGGCTATGATCGAATTTACTCAGTTTAAGTCCAAATTTTGTAGGTATGTCATATTTGAAGATGCATGTAAAAGCTTTGGTATACTGCTTGAAAAGTACAGAAAAACCAGGAAACAATATATGAAGGGGATGTTGTCACTCCATTCTAAAAATAGTTAGTGATAACTGTGATATTGTTCTCAGTGATCCAGGATTTCACATCTATTTACCTTAAATTACTGACTTGTATTTATGCAAGTTTAGGACCTGAGAAGTTCGATCATTCAACTCATGCATGTCCTCAATTGTTGGGCAGCTGTAAAACATTGACAGACACCAATGTCATAAAAGAACTACTTTTTTGGTTAAATTTTAAAGCTTGTTCAGCTGCCAGAGTTGTCAAGCTGCAGTCATTTTTCTAACATTGTATAGGGAATCCAACATGAGTAGGGATGCAGTATCAGGATAACTTATTTGGGTTTGTTAGTAGTTCTGGATATTGTGAGCTGGGTAAACACTCAAGTGGTTGAATCAGACAGTGTTTGCTCTTTCAATATCAGTATAATTTGGTTGGCTTGTGCATTATCAGTGTTTCACCGTGAATCGGGAGAAACAGAAGTACTGAATCAACTCAGTTCTCTTAAGGCATTAGACTGAACATGCTGAATTTGGCAACTACAAATGCCTTGAATTTCTCTTAAAAccataattaaaaagaaaaagtggCACAGATGCACAGAAAGTGAGCATTGGTGTTGAAGGCCACAAAGGCATTACAGCATACTGCTATAGGCCGTATGATTTGCTGGATCTGAAGAGTTAGCTTTGAAAATGTTGCTGTTACTGGAACTGTTGTTTTGTTCACGGGAGAGAGAAGCACTGTTTGCAGAGATGCCTACATTCCTTAGGTGGCCATCCCAGTTCCTGAGGTACGGAAAGCTTTATTATATGCCATTCAGTATGCATCTATTTAGCTATGTGGATTGCCGATGTTTCAGCTAAATATGTAATCGTCAAAAGTGAAATATTTGAAGTAGCAAATATGAGCTTTAATTGCAGAAGTAtttgaagctataagcacataGAGTTACATTTTTCACTTGAATTGTTGATTCTTCTAGTTCTACCATAATTTTAGGAAAATATGATGTTTTGATTGGGAGATGGTATCAGTTTTTTGTGATGCCACAATCAAAGGAAAGAGCTATTGATTGGAAATTAAACTTCTGCTATAGTACCTTTGCCGACTCCAATGAACTTTAAGTACATAAAGGTATTTTATTGATGATGTTAGTTTGCAAGTATATCCAGAACAAATTCTTTCATTTGTCACGAAGTCTTGATCGTGGCCAACCAGATTTTATATCTGCTCTTCATTTGGATACACCAAAATTGAGGGAATTCATGGGGGCATTATTTATTTAAACCCCGATGTGAGGAAAGATATGCATCAGATATTATTGAATATTAGCATCATACTTCACAAGAGGTTAAAAAAACATGATAACGTATATGTCTTTTTTCATGAGATTTGGGCAATTGGCAAAATTTTGAGGaggtaattttcttttattaggaCTAGGTAATTCTACTGTGTATCTCCCTccatttctcattttttttttcttcctattcCTCAATAATTGGTAAAATGCACAAATATGCTACAGTATTAACTGGATTAGATCAAGATCCAACCTAGTCACCTCTTGGTCTTTAATCTAATGACTGAGAGACGAGTCAAAATTGTAATTGCAACCTTCCAAGATATACTCCCTGCAAGCCTGCAGTCTTTGCAATAATTTCAGGGAGAATCTTTAGATGATTGATAAATCCAATTGCTGCTTAAACTGTACTTTTGTTGAGATCACAAATTTATGGCCTGCTTTCCTGTGCGGTGAATTATCTGCAATGAGTAGGAACGTCACAACCTGATCCGTGGAGAAGATGGAGGTTTGTGCTTAATGTTGGTTGAGGTAGTTGGCAGGAAAGTCTCTGGCATTCTGAAATATATTTCTTCCATGCACAGAAGCCTGCTGACTTTGAATTTGTGCTTGGCTTGGGAAGGTCCATGAGAATTATGATTTGGCATACTTGGTTAGCGGCTCGGTGAGCTGGGTTTTGCTACATCTTGCATGATTAACTTGAGTATGGTTTTGCTTCACCATAACCACATTATGGGATTGTGTGGTTGGCTAAAGAGGGATTGGTGGCAATGCTCAAGCTGGTGTTGAAAGGATGATGTAATTGACATTAAAGAGTATTGCTGCTCTTGGTTGCAACTGTTCATTTTGTGCGTGCCAAAATGTGATGGGATCTTTATTATAAATTGTTTTCAGGGTTCAAAATATGACCTGATTTGGTAATGCAGATTCAGAGTTTGTTTTATGAATcccaaaatgtaaatgctgtaGTCCTGCAATGCTATAaccttatattttaaaaatgccTTCAGCAGTACATATATCCTCGAAGAATGGTACATCAGAGGACCCGTGAAGCATGGTACATCAGGGGAATGGTTCCTTACCCCTTTAGAAGCACTTATATGTGCAAATGAAGCAAAGCAAGGTCTATGGTTTGGGATGCTTGGGCTGTGGAGAAGGATGCGTTGTCGCTCCATGGTAATCTGCACTGTAAACTAGCCCTCCCTCGTTGTCATCATTGTGCTCTCCGCCAGCAGaaccttctttggcttctgatTTCTTCATTCCATGAGGTATCTGTTACCAGTTGTAACtctaagatttttctttttatttttattctttgatAGAACTCAGAAACACATCAACTAACCTTGGCTTTCCGTTCTCCTGATGGCTTTGTTACCAGAAAACTTAGCTCCTTCCCAAGCCGCCTGCTTAAAATTTGGTTTACTATGGTTGGAGATAGAGAGAAGGGCGGACTATCTGTGGATGGCTGGTGGGAATGATATATGGCCAGCACAAGAGCACACAAAAATGCGACACAGAGCAGTTGCTTCATGTTGGTGGCTTGAAGAAGTCCCCTCTTGGTGGGGAGGAAGAAATTGTTCAGGAGCGGGCAATATCAAATGGATGGAGGTGAGACGTCAATAATTGAAGCAATGGGAAGAGAACATGGTTGTGGGCATGGTCTGGATCCTGTTGTACCTAAGAAAGGGAGGCAGCACTAGGCCCCCAAATTGACCATTACTGTTGTCTGCCCTAACCTCTGACCTCTACCTACTGTCCCCTATGCTATGCAAACGCATCAGGCTGTTATCAGGACCCTGGCCCAACCCAAATCAACCCAAATTGGTTTCAGGTCTACCTTTCAGCTTCCATGTCCTTATTTTTCTTCAGGTTTGTGTTAGGTCCGAATTTTATAAGTTAGGCACCACTTTTTGAAACCTACTTATCATGGATCTTATTGTGTGGTTCGTGATATTATGTGTGGGTTTGTATGGTAAAGTTGATgacatctctcttttttttgttttgttttgttttggtgaTGACAGGGACTATGGTGTATTATCGGTGGTGGAAGAACAAGACTGCTCACAGAAGATGCCTTTGTCCATGTCTGTCTTCGACCAATTACAGAGGAGCTATCACAGTCTGGCCAAACTTGATATTTTAATAATCGACACAGACAGCAGTCTCTTAGCGAGTCTCGTGAAGAAAAAATTGTGGAGTTTATTCTTTGGTCTTATCGTTTCAGATTCAGACTGTCTTATCCTTTTGCTCTGCTTGCAGAAAAATGCTCTCATCCTGGTCTTTCACACATTATATCGAATATTGGATACTTTTGCATATACCATTATCATTTTCTATAACTTCACTCGGAGTGTTGTATTTAGTTAtctgaaaaaaaatgatttttcatTGCTTATCACATGGTTTAAATTTGAGTGTTGAAGAGAGACATGACTTTGATGACTGTACATGAGATTAAGGAAGTC
This is a stretch of genomic DNA from Phoenix dactylifera cultivar Barhee BC4 chromosome 9, palm_55x_up_171113_PBpolish2nd_filt_p, whole genome shotgun sequence. It encodes these proteins:
- the LOC103715626 gene encoding uncharacterized protein LOC103715626, whose product is MEEIRSGGAGCRKRRQRANKSSLAPPPPPSPLDLSSFDRTVFPLLLASAANLRNPQARSITERFLRAHLALLRTRRTAPSSLPPLPPCFLALLPLLLTSRCSSVAALSAEVVSAAALWSLEANTMMASDDGVIKCLVWALGSRSRRVAEAVCNAIMDLSSSPIGRERLRDSFAIERLLCSFCQMAATPLYIDILDIVDSSKIGSMRENILALFLDAAIVLVNTCSVEFLYQIPKEIVRRFLPFLRALWDKIRCLELPSNYSQKKSFLRGTKCDLAATIFRLSMNQPDHETWGSDKVRISIFGGKESDFENFVLNCWENSPLILSGASENLEKDSNIFSSLIHSFNRKMTDDVLDSVLLGLVSCPPIASDELDINFFLNEVNGSLGSPIMYGQDIKILKTQELTTESLNKYVKKELHFFKNDTGPIFIDADSVQKSKDAFRNGYTIALRGMEFRSGKVAAIAEGLADLFGQPSVGANLYMTPPGSQGLAKHYDDHCVFVCQLFGCKQWTISPRPTSILPRLYDPIGSLHGSESSMNGSMQILLKEGDILYVPRGYPHEAHTIIDEYEYRSKTSNDFSLHLTLAVEVEPPFEWEGFAHVALHEWNEKQKQASCQLFDSKLETSRTMFVLLLHVAIRLISDHDPIFRKACMVAAKHWSADTDVDHRVQTLLLSQRATFGYIIERIHASSNCIEAFRIIETVVQERSDDSLQWMRWLQHLPQHGDVDEKLDFNNLVGVLDDLIVLYNEDNKKAMIEFTQFKSKFCRYVIFEDACKSFGILLEKYRKTRKQYMKGMLSLHSKNS